One window from the genome of Epinephelus moara isolate mb chromosome 5, YSFRI_EMoa_1.0, whole genome shotgun sequence encodes:
- the pgap4 gene encoding transmembrane protein 246, which translates to MPRWKGFFSHYLRWSNTVTQALVLSVVTFCIVLPLCCHRLLYSYFFIRSMYLDSMSEEVLQESLTRGQDALRFWQSASTAAAVSSRFTDIAQHPELLVTVVTTRRNEGRDFHYLLQVMRQLSRILGSCGERRCAEVLVCDVESGPQENQDARMLEAHFRVIRRSPLEQQRNRERINTFEREKRDYVFCLRKGWELVKPKNMVVLEDDALPIQDFFAVVKDLLSRRFAFQTLYIKLYHPERLQRYWNPEPYRILEWVGLGLVGAMALLLTLPYWNPCSFSFTLSASHFLFFTLYFMAATELLGRHYLLEVRRLTPQLYAVSPATECCTPAMLFPGNASLRVAEYLDGSFCVKGNAKDMVMYQMARTIPGERSHSVEPNLITHIGAYSSVRANPPRPKLL; encoded by the coding sequence ATGCCTCGATGGAAAGGGTTCTTCAGTCATTACTTGCGATGGTCCAACACCGTCACTCAAGCCCTCGTCCTGTCCGTCGTCACGTTTTGCATCGTCCTCCCTCTGTGCTGCCATCGGCTGCTGTACTCTTACTTCTTCATCAGGTCCATGTACCTGGACTCCATGAGTGAGGAGGTCCTGCAGGAAAGCCTCACCCGAGGCCAGGATGCGCTGCGCTTCTGGCAGAGCGCTTCCACTGCAGCAGCGGTGTCTTCCAGATTCACTGACATCGCCCAGCATCCTGAGCTGCTGGTTACCGTGGTAACAACCAGGCGGAATGAGGGACGGGACTTCCACTACCTGCTCCAGGTGATGCGGCAGCTGAGCAGGATTCTGGGAAGCTGTGGGGAGCGGCGGTGTGCAGAGGTGTTGGTTTGCGATGTGGAAAGCGGGCCACAGGAAAACCAGGACGCCAGGATGCTGGAGGCCCACTTCAGGGTGATCCGACGTTCCCCtctggagcagcagaggaacaGGGAACGAATCAACACCTttgagagggagaagagggatTACGTCTTCTGTCTCCGCAAGGGATGGGAGCTGGTGAAGCCCAAGAACATGGTTGTCCTGGAGGATGATGCTTTGCCGATACAGGACTTTTTCGCAGTCGTGAAGGACCTGCTGTCCCGTCGCTTCGCCTTCCAGACTCTTTACATTAAGCTGTATCACCCTGAAAGGCTGCAGCGCTACTGGAACCCTGAGCCTTACCGCATCTTGGAGTGGGTGGGACTCGGGCTGGTTGGAGCAATGgccctcctcctcaccctccctTACTGGAACCCCTGCTCTTTCTCCTTCACACTGTCGGCCAGCCATTTCCTCTTCTTCACTCTCTACTTCATGGCTGCCACAGAGCTGCTGGGGCGCCACTACCTCCTGGAGGTGCGAAGACTAACCCCGCAGCTCTACGCCGTCTCCCCAGCCACAGAGTGCTGCACCCCTGCCATGCTCTTCCCCGGCAACGCCTCGCTCAGGGTTGCAGAGTATCTGGACGGCTCATTCTGTGTCAAGGGAAATGCGAAAGACATGGTCATGTATCAGATGGCAAGGACGATCCCAGGAGAAAGGTCTCACAGCGTGGAACCCAACCTCATCACCCACATCGGGGCGTATTCGTCGGTCAGGGCCAACCCACCCAGGCCCAAACTCCTCTGA